DNA from Synechococcus sp. CBW1108:
TGGCCGGGTTGCCGGAGCAGCAGACCCTGCAGGCCGATCTGCTGCATCGCACGGTGGTGGACCTGCAGCGGCAGCTCAGCGGAGAGCCCGGACCGACCCCAGGGCGTGAGCCCCAGCGTTGGCAGCAGCTGGCCCAGCAGCTGCAGCTCCCGCTACTGCCGCTGCTGGCCCTCGCGGAGGAGGGGCGCCCGCTGCCTGCCTGCCTGGGCGGGCTGAACCGAATGGCTCCGCTGTGATCAACCGCAACGGCCTGCGCACCGCCTTCACCGCCGGGCTCGGCAACGCTTTCGCCAGCTTGTCAGGGGTGGCGGACAGCCAATACGTTTCCCTGGCGGTGTTGGCGGTGTCCACCGGCACCTATGGCGGCGCGCTGGCCCTGGGCAGCCAGCGCCTGCTGGGCACGGCGCTCGGGTCGGTCCTGCTGCTGATCGGCTACGAGGGTCTACAGGGAATGCCGATGCCCCTGGCGATTGCCATCACCCTGGGCGCCTTGCGCCTGCTGGGCGGCCTGCTGAAGCTGCAGGTTGGCTACAAGGTGGGCGGCATCGTCATCGTGATGGGCTGGCTCGTGCACGAGGGCGGCCTGGCCGAATGGATTCCGCTTCGCTTTTTCTGGACCTGTTTCGGCGTGCTGATCGCGTTGCTGGGCCTGCGGCTTTTCTGGCCGGCCCGCGGACTCGACAGCAGCCTGGGCCAGGTTGCCGGGCTGCTCGTGCAGCTGCAGAGCTGCTTCCGCGACCTGGCGGCGAGAGTGGATCCCGCCAGGGCAGGCCTGGTGGCGGGTCAGGCGGCCGATCCGGTGGGGATCGGTCGCTACCGGGCCCTGCGCAACCAGCTCGTTGCCATCCGGCGGCAACGGCCAGCGCTGCTGCAAGAGCTGGGCACCCTGCCGGAGCGCCATCCAGCGACGCTGCTGATGGCGAACTTTGAGGCCACCGCCTCTCGCCTGATCACCCTGGTGGGCGGCCTTGTGCGCGAGTCCCCCACCAGCCAAGATCCCCAGCTGGTGGTGCAGTTGCACCGGGCCGAAGCGGAGTTGCTGCAGGCCATGGCTGGCCATCTGGGCCAATGGGAAGGGCAGATCCGTGGGCGCCGTGGGTTGCCCAAACCACCCGAAACCGAGCTGCAGCTGCCGCCCAGCTGGCAGCAGTTGGGCCAGGAGCTCAACAACCCCACCGCCAACTCGGCTTCCCTGGAGCGGCTGGAAAGGATTGCCAGCCGGCTGATGCTCTGCCGCCAGGCCGAGCAGGCGATTCGCGATGGCGAAGCAAACTGGGCTGCAATCCTGGGCAAGGCCTGAACCCCGTCAATTGCCGTCCTCAGCCAGCTGCTGGGTAACCACAAGCAGCTGGACACGCCGAGCCAACCCGCTGCCGCCCCGGAAGCTGAACACCCCCTAGGGCCGCAAAGCCGCTGTGCAAATCAGACTGCGCCCACCAAGGCGCTGATCTGCATCACCGTGGCAATGCGCAACCGCGTTCTGGCCCTGTTGTGGTTGGGGCTGATCCCGGCCCGGCTGGCCCCGGCTGCGCTGTCCGCCCCACGGCCCGCATCGCTTTCTAGCCAGCCGCGGCAAGCCCAGTCCACCGAGCTGATCGAGCGCAGCTGGCAGCGGCTGGATGCGGAGCTGCGGGCCCTGGATCAGTTGCTGCCAGGCGAACCCGAGCCCCCGGTGGGCAACGTGCTCAGCACCCCGGAGCTGCCCGCCAACCTGATCCGGGCCAACCAACCCGCCAGCGGCCCGATCCAACCTGCCGACGCGGTGGCCGGTCCACCCCTGGATCTGCCTACCCCCCAGCAACTCCAGGCCGGCGGCGTGGCCAGCCTCAGCCTGGAGAAGGCCTTGGCCATCGCCTTTGCCAACAGTGCCAGCCTCCAGGCCCAGCGCGATCAGGTGGCCGCCGCCCTGGCCAGCGTCCAGGCAGCGATGGGCACCTACTGGCCCACCATCAGCGCCTTTGCCGCCGGCGGCTACGAGGGCAACCGCAGCACCACCACCGCGAAAAAGCCCAACGACAATTTGGGTTTTGGCCCCATGTTTTCGCCGAACGGGGTCCTCACCCCCGGACCTGGCGGCACAGCCATCCCCACGGCCGGCCCCTTCTATGTGCCCAACGGCGGTTCCGTGGCGGCCACCTCCGGGGAATGGGGCGTTGAGGGGGACCTGCAACTCAACTACGCCCTGCTCGACTTCGCCCGCACGCCCACGGTGAAAGCCGCCCGCGCCAGCCTGGAGCAGCAGCGCAACACCTATGCCAACCAGCTGCGCTCCCTGCAGCTGCAGGTGAGTGAGGCCTACTACCAGCTCCAGCAGGACGAGCAGCTGGTGCGCGTCTACGACGCCAACCTGCGCAACGATCTGGTGATCCTGCAGGACAGCCTCGACCTCAAGCAGGCGGGCCTGGTGCCCAGGCTCGATGTGCTGCGGCGCCGGGCCATTCAGGCAGCCGACGAAGAGACCCTTATCCAGGCCCTGGCCGACCGGGCGGTGGCGCGCCGCAAACTGGCGGTGCTGCTCAA
Protein-coding regions in this window:
- a CDS encoding FUSC family protein translates to MINRNGLRTAFTAGLGNAFASLSGVADSQYVSLAVLAVSTGTYGGALALGSQRLLGTALGSVLLLIGYEGLQGMPMPLAIAITLGALRLLGGLLKLQVGYKVGGIVIVMGWLVHEGGLAEWIPLRFFWTCFGVLIALLGLRLFWPARGLDSSLGQVAGLLVQLQSCFRDLAARVDPARAGLVAGQAADPVGIGRYRALRNQLVAIRRQRPALLQELGTLPERHPATLLMANFEATASRLITLVGGLVRESPTSQDPQLVVQLHRAEAELLQAMAGHLGQWEGQIRGRRGLPKPPETELQLPPSWQQLGQELNNPTANSASLERLERIASRLMLCRQAEQAIRDGEANWAAILGKA
- a CDS encoding TolC family protein yields the protein MRNRVLALLWLGLIPARLAPAALSAPRPASLSSQPRQAQSTELIERSWQRLDAELRALDQLLPGEPEPPVGNVLSTPELPANLIRANQPASGPIQPADAVAGPPLDLPTPQQLQAGGVASLSLEKALAIAFANSASLQAQRDQVAAALASVQAAMGTYWPTISAFAAGGYEGNRSTTTAKKPNDNLGFGPMFSPNGVLTPGPGGTAIPTAGPFYVPNGGSVAATSGEWGVEGDLQLNYALLDFARTPTVKAARASLEQQRNTYANQLRSLQLQVSEAYYQLQQDEQLVRVYDANLRNDLVILQDSLDLKQAGLVPRLDVLRRRAIQAADEETLIQALADRAVARRKLAVLLNLPASVTPNASDPIVVQPRWPLDLEASLLAAYRGNPELERSWPPARPWPSRARPPRPDCCQSSPCLPAAVAAAPKPASATSRLPGAAAAVPPPCP